The Dehalococcoidia bacterium DNA window GCGGCGCTGTGTGCCGCGCTCAACAGCAGCATCGCGCCGCCCGTGACCAGCAGGCCGGGCACGATCGCCGCCCGCCGCGACCAGCGATCGGCAACCCAGCCGCCGCCGATCCGCCCCAGCAGCAGCGTGACGCCGTACAGCGCGAAGAACACGCCCGGATCGCCGGCGTGGCGCTGTTTCTCGTAGAGGGCGAGGAAGGCGGTGACTGCGCCGGCCGGGATCGTGAGCGAGAGGAACGTCAGCATCGTCAGGCGGGCGCTCGGGCTGAACAGCTTGCCGCGCGGCGCGGCACGATGTTGCGCCGTCTGCGTCTCCGGGAGCAGCAGCGCCAGGCCGAGGCAGCCGAGGTTGAGCAGGACACCGGCGCCGAAGAAGGCGCCGTAGCCGAACGCCTGCGCCAGCCAGAGACCAAGCGCCGGGCCGTAGAGGCTGGTGCTGGTGTAGACGACACCATACCAGCCCATGCCTTCGCCGCGCCGCGGCGCCGGCAGCACGTCGGCGAGCGAGGCCATGATTGCGGTCGTCAAGAAGGCGGCCGTGATGCCGTACAGCGCCCGCACCGCCGAGAGATACCAGACATCGGCGCTGACGGCCTGCAGCAGCGAGGCGAGGGCGCAGCCCGCCGCGCCCGCAGCCAGCAACCGGCGGCGGCCGAGGCGATCGACGATGCGCCCGGTGTGCAGGCGCAACAGCATCGACGCGATGAACGGCACCCCTACCACCAGGCCGATCTGCCAGCGCGGCGCGCCCTTCACGTACAAAGGCAGGGCGGCGAAGTAGAGCGCGAAGCTGAGGAAGTAGAGGTGGACGACGCCGAACAGCAGCGCCAGCGAAACCGACCACAGCCGCGGCCGCGGTGCGACCGCGACGACCGCACTGCTCGTCGGGCCGGCGGCCACGATCGTCGCATCGGGCTGCATCGCTCACCGTGTAGGCGCAGTTGCCGGCCATGCTAGCGGCACAGCCGCGGCACGGTCAACGCGGCCGAAACGTTGCGCTCGCGCCACACGGACCTGACAGAGCCGGCCCGCGCCGTGTAGAGTAAGCCAGCGAGCAGGACGCGGC harbors:
- a CDS encoding MFS transporter — translated: MQPDATIVAAGPTSSAVVAVAPRPRLWSVSLALLFGVVHLYFLSFALYFAALPLYVKGAPRWQIGLVVGVPFIASMLLRLHTGRIVDRLGRRRLLAAGAAGCALASLLQAVSADVWYLSAVRALYGITAAFLTTAIMASLADVLPAPRRGEGMGWYGVVYTSTSLYGPALGLWLAQAFGYGAFFGAGVLLNLGCLGLALLLPETQTAQHRAAPRGKLFSPSARLTMLTFLSLTIPAGAVTAFLALYEKQRHAGDPGVFFALYGVTLLLGRIGGGWVADRWSRRAAIVPGLLVTGGAMLLLSAAHSAAAFYLAALLYGAGFAFGHTGLTILTMDRAPEAERGAAMATLTGAWDVGTVLGAFVLGFLADAGGYAALFALVGLLPPAQLVVFLVCLRRDRRAAPESGDRFLVTGYR